atatatatatttaaaagaaattttgaataGATGATTTTAATGGACTTTCAAATAAACTTATATCcgaataataaacttttacaTCATGCAAGTAAAATAGTCATAATCAACAACCGGTTTAGTATCTGATGTGTGTCTAtcgttaattttcttaaagagataacaaaaaaaaaaaatacttcctGTGTTGTTTCTTTACGTTAATTTACATTATCGTGTATTACCtcaaaaaggaggaaaaaaacgTGACAAGATAGACAAAATTAAGCTAAAcaagtaaaataatacaattcattcattaataataataataataataataataatatatatatatataaaataaataaataaaatattttcatgtgcCTGTCAAATTAACAATTCTGACGTTTACAATATTAACATACTAATCAGctgattttcaaaataaaaataaaataatataaattatcctTTAATACGATCTGTCATGACAGATTTTTCCATTGGGAAAAATTCTtgacctttctcttttccattgtcattttaaaaataaaattcatacattaaggaagaaaggaaaaaaaaataaaaaaaaataaaataaaataaaataaaataaaataaaataaataaataaaaagaaaaagaaaatcgaaaagagGCGCGAATttgtcaaattatttattatttctcatatgtaatgagtaataattattacattattacatgtattagaaattttaatattattacatattaaataatataattaaataataatttaatctatCGAACTTTGttatccattattattaaataaaaaataataaacgtgaataataaaaaaaaaaaaaaaaaaaaagaaatttaatcgaatgcTATTGGCCAATATAACCAATACTTGTAACAACGATTGAAACGATTTTAtacttgaaataaaattacgcatatgcgcgcgcgcgcgcgcgcacacacacacacacacacacgtgcataaaaagaaattgcatgTACATTAAACGAACACGAGTATACTCCTGTGACCGGTCAACAATGTCTTTAAGGTAACATGCAGAAAGTAACGAACTAAACGATCGAttcacgatcgatcgaatggtTAAAAGGATTTTATGTATTCTGCGTACGTGCACTTCGTACGTGCAGCAACGCGATTTCATTGTTACTACCGGCTAAAGTCGAATAATGGCTTCTGGTGAGCTtgcttaaataatttttgtctttttctcttttttttttttttttttttttttttattaaatcattccTTCGATGTCTTTAACCCGTTCGATTAGCGATTTCTATAATCCATAAGAACGATCttctatttatcattattagaatCGTATATTTGGATTCTCGAAGGAAACAAATTGCAATTACAAATGtctttaattgaatatattaattgattaacaaatgatttaattgaaatgtccatttcaattattaaatcgCATTTGTATcgtgttcgttcttttttatttttctttttttctgttttgtttttttttttttcctttcttttttcttttcatctttcatctttctcacCTTTCAATTCATCGAAAAACTAATAGATCGgacattattttccatttagaTTTAAGTTGAAATCAAAGTTGTGCGCAAAGTCTGGCGAgctaaatgattttttctttttttttttctttttttttttctgtttttgttttttgttatacTTACGGCAAATACGTCGccgatcgttattattgtaatggGATCTAATGCCCTGTCATAAAGACGAATTAGAAGTCGACATTAGGAacgattcgattattattctttcttttttttttcttttctttttttattactatgcGCACACGTAAAAAGGATCGCTCGCATACGAGGACATTCATTTTTCACGCACGAACTATCGTCTGAATGAGACTATCGTTTTTCTAACGCTTTTGTTATCTCgcgaatcatatatatatataaacgagagagagatcgtaattaaaaaaaaaaaaaaaaaaaaaaagaaaaagaaaactatgtTCTTTATcgctgtgtgtatgtatgtgtgtgtatgcgtgtgtatatgtgcacaccttatataaatatgatattacaaATACATGAATAAgtattatgagaaaaaaaataatcttagaTGAAACATAAATTCtgtataaattttgtaaaaaaaaagaaaaaaaaaatatatatatatatatatatatataaagtggaATTAATACAGGGTTGAGTTTGTTCCGAACGAACTTTGATAAGAGATtgtaaagaatgaaagaaagaaagaaagaaaaaaaaaagaaaatcaagagaagaaagagagagagagagaaaaaaaaaaggaaaaattgttACACAAAAATAAGACCGAGAAATAAGTATGtccactaaaaaaaaaaaaaaagaaaaaaataataattttattaatcattgcaatatatatatatatatatatatatatatatatatatatatataaataaacttacTATTGTAACTACCGTCGCAACAGCAATGATCATTAATGACGCTTCCATTCTTGCAATAGGTTATCTCTGAATTGGTGCAATGTTTACATCCTGGTATTGGacctgaaataataataaaccgtGACATAAAATAATCCAATCGAGAGAGATTATTTTGATTGAACGTTATTaaacttttacaaatattatcaaCGTGAtccaagtaaaaaaaaaaaaaagaaaaaaaagaaaaagaagaaaagaaaaaaaaggaaaaaaaaaagagaagataaataaaaggtGTGTTAGACATTGACGTCGTTCAAAGTGAtctaagtatgtatataacgtaGAGATCGAGAACAAGGTGATCGTTCAAGTAAAGCAAAGAACCCGTCAGTCGCCGCCATTATGtacattacatatgtatgtatattaacatAGTCCACGTTTCATCTCGACTATGTTATATCCAAAATAAGAACAATACACTTATCCTAAAGTCAATCCTATTCGAGTGCATTCGTTTCTTCCGATCTTTCATTGTTCTCAATCGATCAGATCAAAAGGAGAGTTATTTTTAGTTAGATATGATAAACAAACGTATCCAAGTTTAAAACCATATCAAAATTGTTTAACTCGTACTACATTTCTACGAGAGACTAGAGAACATTACAATGTAAATgcataaacatacacacacacacacacacacatatatatatatatatacgtaaatgtacatgtatacaaatagatttacatagatatgtagatAAACGCGTTATAtggtattaaaataaatttgttgatcatttaaatgattattttaccAGGATAAATCTCGAGTTTTTTTGCTTCGTTGATCGCATCCTCGTAAAGGACTTCATGCTCGAGTACATATTCGTCGTCGGTATGATGATTGACAATCGTCAATGCCTTCATATAAGTCAATGTtgttatcaaaattaaaatcgtCAATCTAACAACGTTgctcataataataatatatcttcttcCATATTCTCTTTATGcctttaaattaattcaattcaatccttaattatttataaatcgatgATAAGTCCCTCGTGATTTCTGttcaaaaatcaaaatatacaagtattaagaaatttaaataaataaataaataaataaataaataaataaataaataagtaaataaattgtttaaaaattattaatattgtattaaggaattatacttctttcttttctgttcttttttctcttttttttttttttttttttttttttttccataacaTTTAAttccatataattatatcaattgagattaatttaaatcgcatgaaaaaataatatttatataatttcaacgaATTTAGATTTCGCGATAAAGATTTCGAGTACGAATAATGAAACGTTGGCTTAAttgtttgttatataaattttttttattttatatatacgcttTACTTTATTGCGATTGACAAAGAGTATTAACCTTGACGAAGGTCATTCTCAGGACACGTGTCCTAGACGAGAAAAGAGTAGAACGAAaggggggaagagaaagagagaaaaagagagagagagagagagagagagagagagagagacagagcaCGTTTTGATATCGATTCGCGTTTTCTTTCGATGAAGGGATGAATCATCCCTTACTACCCACGACTTAATTCAGCCACAACCCTCTACCTTGAGGGAGTATAAACGCTTTCTCGTATAAGGGCAGTTCGTTGAAATTTTcagattcataaaaaatacattttctttctatctatttttattttctctctttctccttttctctttttctatctcactctctcattcttatatttcatatataataaataatgattaacaaATCGATTATCCGTAATctgtaatattcttttatgtgtgaatattattacattaaaaaaaaaaaaaagaaaaaaaaaaaaaataatatatcgtaatataaaacattttatattcttataatgatatatactaaataatacattattatatacgtgtatatactatattaataatatatttaatatattataaatatatcattaatttatataagtgtaataaaatataacaatatatttaatatttaatatagcatataaatattatatattgaaataataattactttcatttgatttatatcgttaaacttaatttaaatatatacatacatatatacatacatatatatatatatatatatatatatatttttttttttttttcagagaaaagaatgaaatttctcAGTTAAATTTTTCCACAAGAATACACAGAAGTGTTGAATTCCGTAAGTTGTCGTGAGTCACTTGATTTAATGAAGTAGTTAAAGatcaagaggaaaagagagagaataagaaagaaagagaaagagggttgagagagagagagagagagagagagagagagagaaagacaaagatgcaatcattaattaaagtCTATTAAGAGTTCCACGcgcgaaataaaaagatattcgttTAATCAAATAACCAAGTcaataactaatatatattaaataacaaatttctattattatcgttcgttctaatatttattttcatttcttttcatttcatattaaacttttctttctgtcttgcATCGAGTTAAGCACAAAACGTACGGAACACGTACGGCGAACTTAATTAAGGTATTAAGAACGATGtggaaaagatgaagaagacgaTTTATCCACTTTAGGAATTACGTCACGATACTACttgttcttgttttcttctttttttctttttatttttccttttttatatatatatatatatattttttgtaatatacttcgaaggaaaaaagggaaagaagaaaaaaaaagaaaacgcaaAGGAAGATTTTTTTACTCCTCGatgatttgaatttttcttgtttcctctttttttttttttttttttttttgtttcttttcgttcgttcttcttttttcctttttttttttagtatcaatataaaaaatcagattggtaatataatataacaaaaatattattaaattaaaataaacaataatatatatatatatatatatatatatatatatatatatatcacatatatattactataattatattatataaaatataatgtatactattttataaattaaaaaacagaaaaaaaaagaacaaacagaaggtaataaatttcattcgagtggaatgaaataaaatctaaacaacatataaatatatatatgtatataaatatatatatgtacaaaatgTACATGCACTGATACAATATAGAGTATTAAGtaattctatttcatttctttgttctcctttttctttttttattttcatttgtatcaaatgaatattttttgttaaaaaaaaaaaaaaaaaaaaaaaaaatgaacactTCCGATAGATAAAACTTTGTCCTTGAAGgtaataatcgattttcattgattaagatattttactatatccaatcttctctctctctctctctccctctctctctttttctcgtgttcatgtttcctctttttcgatgaataatgaacataattaaaaaagttttaacGTAATCGTAACTTTacatttatcgaataaaaacatTCGTTTTgacgtttatataataatcaaccattttctctttctt
The window above is part of the Vespa velutina chromosome 24, iVesVel2.1, whole genome shotgun sequence genome. Proteins encoded here:
- the LOC124957053 gene encoding uncharacterized protein LOC124957053 — its product is MSNVVRLTILILITTLTYMKALTIVNHHTDDEYVLEHEVLYEDAINEAKKLEIYPGPIPGCKHCTNSEITYCKNGSVINDHCCCDGSYNKVFPFVEHTCRVGPEECKVEAGDCAEYTRLRECCCHSYLASVWKYLATGVGSRNDANLTMFLITLAMVLGLYLT